A genome region from Nocardia sp. NBC_00565 includes the following:
- the metE gene encoding 5-methyltetrahydropteroyltriglutamate--homocysteine S-methyltransferase, whose protein sequence is MTVSHNPFTATVLGLPRVGPHRELKRATESYWAGRIDAEQLHAIARDLRRDQLTELHTAGLDSIPVGTFSYYDQVLDTAVLLGALPPRVADIADPLDRYFAAARGTDAVEPLEMTKWFDTNYHYLVPEIGQEMTFSLHPEKLLEELREALALGVPARPVVIGPITFLKLAKATGGDALARLDELIPLYRELLRLLAAAGAQWVQLDEPVVVTDLSADEIDSVRRTYAELSAATDRPALLVATYFGKPGSALTALAETGIEGIALDFTVVDDLSEVAGVSALANKLLVAGVVDGRNVWRADLDGALATLGTLLGCAKSVAVSSSCSLLHVPYTLAAETGLDERLRSWLAFGAEKVAEVRLLATGLSAGPEAITAELATVRAALATRRTDPRLDNPQVRARLAALGPDAIRRAPAQQRRALQAERLRLPSLPTTTIGSYPQTSAIRLARAGLRKGEIDQAEYIRRMRSEIADVVALQEKLGLDVLVHGEPERNDMVQYFAEQLDGFAATEAGWVQSYGTRCVRPPILFGDVSRRAPMTVDWITYAQSQTDKPVKGMLTGPVTILAWSFVRDDQPLADSARQVALAIRDETVDLQAAGIRIIQVDEPALRELLPLRAADQGEYLDWSVEAFRLATSGVSDATQVHTHLCYSEFGEVIDAIAGLDADVTSIEAARSHMEVLDDLNAAGFDLGVGPGVYDIHSPRVPSVEEITASLRAALKAVPAERLWVNPDCGLKTRGPVEVEASLRNLVAAAQAVR, encoded by the coding sequence GTGACTGTTTCGCATAACCCGTTCACCGCAACGGTTCTCGGTCTCCCGCGGGTGGGGCCGCACCGTGAACTCAAGCGCGCCACCGAGTCCTACTGGGCCGGGCGCATCGACGCCGAGCAATTGCACGCGATCGCCCGCGACCTCCGGCGCGACCAGCTGACCGAATTGCACACGGCCGGGCTGGATTCCATCCCCGTCGGCACCTTCTCCTATTACGACCAGGTGCTCGATACCGCCGTGCTGCTGGGTGCGCTGCCGCCGCGGGTGGCCGATATCGCCGATCCGCTGGATCGCTACTTCGCCGCCGCGCGCGGTACCGATGCGGTCGAACCGCTGGAGATGACCAAGTGGTTCGACACCAACTATCACTACCTCGTGCCGGAAATCGGCCAGGAGATGACGTTCTCGCTGCATCCGGAGAAGCTGCTCGAGGAGTTGCGCGAGGCGCTCGCCCTCGGTGTGCCCGCGCGGCCGGTGGTGATCGGTCCGATCACCTTCCTGAAGTTGGCGAAGGCGACGGGCGGCGACGCGTTGGCTCGCCTCGACGAGCTGATTCCGCTCTACCGCGAGTTGTTGCGGTTGCTGGCCGCGGCGGGCGCGCAGTGGGTGCAGCTCGATGAACCCGTCGTGGTCACCGATCTGAGCGCCGACGAGATCGACTCGGTGCGGCGCACCTATGCGGAGCTGTCGGCCGCGACGGATCGTCCGGCGCTGCTGGTCGCCACCTATTTCGGCAAGCCGGGTTCGGCCCTGACCGCGCTGGCGGAGACCGGAATCGAAGGCATCGCACTCGATTTCACGGTCGTCGACGATCTCTCCGAGGTGGCCGGCGTGTCGGCGCTGGCGAACAAGTTGTTGGTCGCCGGTGTGGTCGATGGCCGAAATGTGTGGCGGGCCGACCTGGATGGAGCGCTCGCGACGCTGGGCACGCTGCTAGGTTGCGCGAAATCGGTTGCGGTGTCGAGTTCCTGCTCACTGCTGCACGTGCCCTACACGTTGGCCGCCGAAACCGGTCTCGACGAGCGGCTGCGCTCGTGGCTGGCGTTCGGTGCGGAAAAGGTCGCCGAGGTGCGGTTGCTCGCGACCGGACTGAGCGCGGGGCCCGAGGCCATCACCGCCGAATTGGCCACGGTCCGTGCGGCCCTGGCCACCAGGCGCACCGATCCCCGGCTGGACAATCCGCAGGTGCGGGCGCGGCTCGCCGCGCTCGGACCGGATGCCATCCGGCGGGCGCCCGCGCAACAGCGGCGGGCGTTGCAGGCCGAGCGGCTGCGGCTGCCGTCGTTGCCGACCACGACGATCGGGTCGTATCCGCAGACTTCGGCAATCCGACTGGCCCGCGCCGGACTGCGCAAAGGCGAGATCGATCAGGCCGAGTATATCCGCCGGATGCGGTCGGAGATCGCGGATGTCGTTGCGCTGCAGGAGAAGCTGGGCCTGGACGTGCTCGTGCACGGTGAGCCCGAACGCAACGATATGGTGCAGTACTTCGCCGAGCAGCTCGACGGTTTCGCCGCCACCGAGGCGGGCTGGGTGCAGTCCTACGGCACCCGCTGCGTGCGCCCGCCGATCCTGTTCGGCGATGTGTCGCGCCGCGCGCCGATGACCGTCGACTGGATCACCTACGCCCAATCCCAGACCGATAAGCCGGTCAAGGGCATGCTCACCGGCCCGGTGACCATCCTGGCCTGGTCGTTCGTGCGCGATGATCAGCCGCTGGCGGATTCGGCACGTCAAGTGGCGCTGGCGATCCGGGACGAGACGGTCGATCTGCAGGCCGCCGGCATTCGGATCATCCAGGTCGACGAGCCGGCGCTGCGTGAACTGCTGCCACTGCGGGCGGCCGATCAGGGCGAGTACCTGGACTGGTCGGTCGAGGCATTCCGGCTGGCGACCTCCGGGGTGTCGGATGCCACCCAGGTCCACACCCACCTCTGCTATTCGGAGTTCGGTGAGGTCATCGACGCGATCGCCGGACTCGACGCCGACGTGACCTCGATCGAGGCAGCGCGCTCGCATATGGAGGTGCTCGACGACCTCAATGCCGCGGGCTTCGACCTCGGCGTCGGTCCCGGGGTGTACGACATCCACTCGCCCCGGGTGCCAAGCGTCGAGGAGATCACCGCGTCGCTGCGTGCGGCGCTGAAAGCCGTTCCCGCCGAACGGCTCTGGGTCAATCCGGATTGCGGGTTGAAGACGCGCGGACCGGTCGAGGTCGAGGCATCGTTGCGCAATCTGGTGGCCGCCGCGCAGGCGGTCCGCTAG
- a CDS encoding nuclear transport factor 2 family protein yields MPSPDEIVTAMCRSWADPDPDQISAFFAENAVYHNIPMEPIHGRAAIRDFIAGFLSTFESIDFDIHHQVATGNVVMNERTDTLRGLGKDTPLPVMGVFEVADGAITAWRDYFDMAAINRAFAPSAE; encoded by the coding sequence ATGCCGAGCCCCGACGAGATCGTCACCGCCATGTGCCGCAGCTGGGCCGATCCCGATCCGGACCAGATCAGCGCCTTCTTCGCCGAAAACGCCGTCTACCACAACATTCCGATGGAGCCCATCCACGGCCGCGCCGCCATCCGCGACTTCATCGCCGGTTTCCTCAGCACCTTCGAATCGATCGACTTCGACATCCACCATCAGGTCGCCACCGGCAATGTCGTCATGAACGAACGCACCGACACCCTGCGCGGCCTCGGCAAGGACACACCCCTCCCAGTTATGGGCGTCTTCGAAGTGGCCGACGGCGCCATCACCGCCTGGCGTGACTATTTCGACATGGCCGCCATCAACCGAGCCTTCGCACCCTCGGCCGAATAG
- a CDS encoding short-chain fatty acyl-CoA regulator family protein — MRKMYAGARLRRLREERRMTQAALAKSLDLSPSYLNQLERDQRPLTIPVLLKLNSTFDLDVQFFAADSDARLVSDLHEVLVDAAGGDSAPLTEVEELATRLPEVARIVVAMHRRLRAATDQLDLLSARVAAPPGAPGVPMPYEDVRDFFYDHHNHVTQLDHAAEQLFEKCGLSIGSLDRQLARVAEERAGVTVLVRGDGADPAIPKRHYDPESRTLTLARRLRPGQRAFQIATTLGFLLYGKDLDAVLAETPSLSGESRTLARIGLANYFAGALVLPYGRFLRSAEELRYDIDLLSLRFEVGFETICHRLSTLQRQGQRGVPFFLVRTDRAGNISKRQSATAFHFSRVGGSCPLWVVHEVFANPGRILTQIAAMPDGRRYLWIARTALAAPHGFGTATKDFAIGLGCDIEYADRLAYSHGLQLDNPAAAVPIGAGCKVCERPTCPQRAFPQIGSPLAITEHTSTDLPYPRIGR; from the coding sequence GTGCGCAAGATGTACGCGGGCGCCCGGCTGAGACGGTTGCGCGAGGAACGGCGGATGACCCAGGCGGCGCTGGCGAAATCCCTCGATCTATCGCCCAGCTACCTCAATCAGCTCGAACGCGACCAGCGACCGCTCACCATCCCGGTGCTGCTGAAGCTCAACTCCACCTTTGACCTCGACGTGCAATTCTTCGCCGCCGACTCCGACGCCCGACTGGTCTCGGATCTGCACGAGGTGCTGGTGGACGCAGCGGGCGGTGACAGCGCGCCGTTGACCGAGGTCGAGGAGTTGGCGACGCGACTGCCGGAGGTCGCCCGGATCGTCGTCGCCATGCATCGCCGCCTGCGCGCCGCGACCGATCAACTCGATCTGCTCTCCGCGCGGGTGGCCGCACCGCCGGGCGCGCCCGGCGTGCCCATGCCGTATGAGGATGTGCGCGACTTCTTCTACGATCACCACAATCACGTCACCCAACTCGATCACGCCGCCGAACAGCTCTTCGAAAAGTGTGGGCTCAGCATCGGCTCGCTCGATCGTCAACTCGCCAGGGTGGCCGAGGAGCGCGCCGGAGTCACCGTGCTGGTGCGCGGCGACGGCGCCGATCCGGCCATCCCGAAACGACATTACGATCCGGAGAGCCGCACCCTGACGCTGGCGCGGCGGCTGCGCCCCGGACAGCGCGCCTTCCAGATCGCCACCACCCTCGGTTTTCTGCTGTACGGCAAGGATCTGGACGCGGTGCTGGCCGAAACACCGTCACTCAGCGGGGAATCCAGGACGTTGGCGCGCATCGGGTTGGCCAATTACTTCGCGGGTGCGCTGGTGCTGCCCTACGGCCGCTTTCTGCGGTCGGCCGAGGAGTTGCGCTACGACATCGACTTGCTCAGTCTGCGTTTCGAGGTCGGCTTCGAGACCATCTGCCACCGGTTGAGCACCTTGCAGCGGCAGGGACAGCGCGGCGTGCCGTTCTTCCTCGTACGCACCGATCGTGCGGGCAATATCTCGAAACGCCAGTCCGCCACCGCATTCCACTTCTCCCGGGTCGGTGGCAGCTGCCCACTCTGGGTGGTGCACGAGGTCTTCGCCAATCCGGGCCGCATCCTGACCCAAATCGCCGCGATGCCGGACGGCCGCCGCTACCTGTGGATCGCCCGCACCGCGCTGGCGGCGCCACACGGATTCGGCACGGCGACAAAGGACTTCGCGATCGGACTGGGCTGCGATATCGAATACGCCGATCGACTGGCATATTCCCATGGCCTGCAACTGGACAATCCAGCCGCAGCGGTCCCGATCGGCGCGGGCTGCAAGGTCTGCGAACGCCCCACCTGCCCCCAGCGCGCATTCCCCCAGATCGGCAGCCCCCTCGCAATCACCGAACACACCAGCACAGACCTCCCATACCCCCGAATCGGACGTTGA
- the recG gene encoding ATP-dependent DNA helicase RecG — protein sequence MATLSDRLDHLLGVKAAEPLADAFDMHTVEDLLRHYPLRYATQGQPLTQEQPEEGAHITVIGRVTKTELRPMKNRRGRLLKVALDTGSDAPIDITFFNGDKVSYLVREGVRAMMSGTVHWWRPDRWNLSHPDYLILPEKEDGSIENLTSVRGGGALRGLAQSAKDKGGVDISFFEREYIPVYPATAKVQSWDLLACVRQVLDQLDPIDDPLPSALREDRALMKVSDALRLIHLPERKSDIEQARERLRFDEALALQLVLAERRHDAQARVARPCPPRSDGIAAAFDTRLPFELTEGQQQVISEISDDLARSHPMHRLLQGEVGSGKTIVALHAMLQVVDAGQQCALLAPTEVLAAQHYRSLRAMLGDLGTAGELGAADQATKVVLVTGSMTAAAKKAALLDAVTGEAGIVIGTHALIQDAVEFFDLGMVVVDEQHRFGVEQRDALRAKAKAGTSPHLLVMTATPIPRTIAMTTLGDLETSTLTQLPRGRSPIVSKVVPRKQHPNWVDRAWERILEEVAAGRQAYVVCSRIGDDEENGKGGRNSKKSKSAPEKEGPTTAAAVEVFDLLRTGPLASVRVGLLHGRLPTDEKDQVMRAFNDGDIDVLVCTTVVEVGVDVPNATVMVIVDADRFGVSQLHQLRGRIGRGKHPGLCLLITDAGPTGTAMARLDAVAATTDGFELAVLDLRQRREGDVLGAAQSGTARTLRLLSLLDDLEVITAAQELARQVVESDPGLHQHPGLASMMHAAVDSERIEYLAKS from the coding sequence ATGGCGACCCTGAGTGATCGGCTGGACCACCTGCTCGGCGTGAAGGCGGCCGAGCCGCTGGCCGATGCCTTCGATATGCACACCGTAGAGGATTTGTTGCGGCACTACCCATTACGCTATGCCACCCAGGGTCAGCCGCTCACCCAGGAGCAGCCCGAGGAGGGCGCGCACATCACCGTCATCGGCCGGGTGACGAAAACCGAACTGCGGCCGATGAAGAACCGCAGGGGCAGGCTGCTCAAGGTCGCCCTCGACACCGGCTCAGACGCCCCGATCGACATCACCTTCTTCAATGGTGACAAGGTGAGTTACCTTGTCCGCGAAGGAGTTCGGGCGATGATGTCGGGTACGGTGCACTGGTGGCGGCCGGACCGCTGGAACCTTTCGCATCCCGATTACCTGATCCTGCCGGAGAAGGAAGACGGCTCGATCGAGAACCTCACCTCGGTGCGCGGCGGTGGTGCGCTGCGCGGTCTGGCGCAGAGCGCGAAGGATAAAGGGGGAGTGGATATCTCGTTCTTCGAGCGGGAATACATTCCGGTGTATCCGGCCACCGCGAAGGTACAGAGCTGGGATCTGCTGGCCTGTGTCCGGCAGGTCCTCGATCAGTTGGACCCGATCGACGATCCGCTGCCGAGTGCGCTGCGCGAGGATCGCGCGCTGATGAAGGTCTCCGACGCGCTGCGCCTGATCCACCTGCCCGAGCGCAAGTCCGATATCGAACAGGCCAGGGAGCGTTTGCGTTTCGATGAGGCGCTGGCATTGCAGCTGGTGCTCGCCGAGCGGCGACATGATGCGCAGGCGCGAGTGGCCCGGCCGTGTCCGCCGCGGTCCGACGGTATCGCGGCGGCTTTCGACACCCGCCTGCCGTTCGAGTTGACCGAGGGCCAGCAGCAGGTGATCTCGGAGATCTCCGATGACCTCGCCCGCAGCCATCCGATGCACCGGCTGCTGCAGGGCGAGGTGGGTTCGGGTAAGACGATCGTCGCGCTGCACGCGATGCTGCAGGTGGTCGACGCCGGACAGCAGTGTGCACTGCTCGCGCCGACCGAAGTCCTTGCCGCCCAGCATTATCGGTCGCTGCGCGCGATGCTCGGCGATCTCGGCACCGCCGGTGAACTCGGCGCCGCCGACCAGGCGACCAAGGTGGTGCTGGTGACCGGCTCGATGACGGCGGCGGCGAAGAAGGCCGCGTTGCTCGACGCCGTCACCGGCGAGGCGGGCATCGTGATCGGCACCCATGCCCTGATCCAGGACGCGGTCGAGTTCTTCGATCTGGGCATGGTGGTCGTCGACGAACAGCACCGGTTCGGTGTCGAGCAGCGGGATGCGTTGCGCGCCAAGGCAAAAGCTGGCACCAGCCCGCACCTGCTGGTCATGACCGCGACCCCGATTCCGCGCACCATCGCCATGACCACCCTCGGTGACCTGGAGACCTCCACCCTCACCCAGCTGCCGCGCGGCCGTTCACCGATCGTGTCGAAAGTGGTACCGCGCAAACAACATCCGAACTGGGTCGACCGCGCGTGGGAGCGCATCCTGGAGGAGGTCGCGGCCGGGCGGCAGGCCTATGTCGTGTGCTCGCGCATCGGCGACGACGAAGAAAACGGTAAGGGCGGCCGCAACAGTAAGAAGTCCAAGTCGGCACCGGAGAAGGAAGGCCCGACCACGGCCGCCGCCGTCGAGGTCTTCGATCTGCTGCGCACCGGCCCGCTCGCGAGCGTCCGGGTCGGCCTGCTGCACGGCAGGCTGCCGACCGATGAAAAAGATCAGGTGATGCGCGCATTCAACGATGGCGACATCGATGTGCTCGTCTGCACCACCGTCGTCGAGGTCGGCGTGGACGTCCCGAACGCGACCGTAATGGTCATTGTGGACGCGGACCGCTTCGGCGTCAGCCAGCTGCATCAGCTGCGCGGCCGCATCGGCCGCGGCAAACATCCCGGCCTGTGCCTGCTCATCACCGATGCCGGTCCCACCGGCACCGCGATGGCCCGCCTCGACGCGGTCGCCGCCACCACCGACGGTTTCGAACTCGCCGTACTCGACCTGCGCCAACGCCGCGAAGGCGATGTCCTGGGCGCCGCCCAGTCCGGCACCGCGCGCACCCTACGCCTGCTCTCCCTACTCGACGACCTCGAAGTCATCACCGCCGCACAGGAACTCGCCCGCCAGGTAGTCGAATCCGACCCCGGCCTCCACCAGCACCCAGGCCTGGCCTCCATGATGCACGCCGCCGTCGACTCGGAACGAATCGAATACCTAGCCAAGTCATAA
- a CDS encoding DAK2 domain-containing protein, whose translation MSDGRGNAELPAVAGANALHGAALMRWCRVSLEALEQRRAEINALNVFPIADSDTGTNMLATMRAAMQAADAAAISASGFTDSSLSADGGRSANGSLSTYEVAAAMARGATLGARGNSGIILSQVLRGIAEAVRGGPLTAQTLREALATASALVRESLSVPVEGTILTVLDRAADCAAACPESALAEVALAAADGAAKALGDTPSQLGVLREAGVVDAGARGLVVLLDSLVAVTVGTTPERPQYARGEFGSRTDATANAEPHFEVMYLLSDTDDQRMAHLRDRLAELGDSVVVVGDGAGVWSTHVHCADAGAAVEAGIATGILSAIRIESFAITARPTSEHQDFTARADLPAHADGAAHTDAHADKDGTGAAARIGADRDRPADRAVLAVASGDGAAALFEAGGAVVLGDHGPVTSAALLAAIRQLPNREVLVLPNGALPAHELVAVGVAARDANRDVLLLPSGSMVQGLAALAVHDCGRIAVDDAFAMSEAAAATRWGSLRGATERALTMVGTCAAGDGLGLVGHDVVVIGRDVRTAGLTLLDRMLAFGGELVTLLMGAAAPAELADELAAHIANGFPGVEVSMYSGGQHGDLVQIGVE comes from the coding sequence ATGAGCGATGGCCGCGGTAACGCGGAACTGCCAGCCGTTGCCGGGGCGAATGCGCTGCACGGCGCGGCGCTGATGCGCTGGTGCCGGGTCAGCCTCGAGGCTCTCGAGCAGCGGCGGGCCGAGATCAACGCGCTCAATGTCTTTCCGATCGCCGATTCCGACACCGGTACGAACATGCTCGCGACCATGCGCGCCGCGATGCAGGCCGCCGACGCCGCGGCGATTTCCGCGTCAGGGTTCACCGATAGCTCGCTGTCTGCCGATGGCGGGCGGTCGGCAAACGGATCGTTGTCCACGTACGAGGTGGCCGCCGCGATGGCACGTGGCGCGACGCTCGGCGCGCGCGGCAACTCCGGCATCATCCTTTCGCAGGTGCTGCGTGGGATCGCCGAGGCGGTGCGCGGCGGGCCGCTGACGGCGCAGACGCTGCGCGAGGCGCTGGCCACGGCCTCGGCGCTGGTGCGCGAATCGTTGAGCGTGCCGGTGGAGGGCACCATTCTCACCGTGCTGGATCGCGCTGCCGATTGTGCCGCTGCCTGTCCGGAGTCTGCCTTGGCCGAAGTGGCGTTGGCCGCGGCCGACGGTGCCGCCAAGGCGCTCGGGGACACGCCGTCCCAGCTCGGGGTGCTGCGCGAGGCCGGGGTGGTCGATGCGGGTGCGCGGGGGCTGGTCGTACTGCTCGACAGCCTGGTCGCGGTCACCGTCGGTACGACACCCGAACGGCCGCAGTATGCGCGCGGCGAATTCGGATCCCGCACCGATGCGACGGCGAACGCCGAACCGCACTTCGAGGTGATGTACCTCCTTTCCGATACCGACGACCAGCGGATGGCCCACCTTCGCGATCGACTGGCCGAGCTCGGCGACTCGGTGGTGGTTGTCGGCGACGGCGCGGGCGTCTGGTCGACACACGTGCACTGTGCCGATGCGGGAGCCGCCGTCGAGGCGGGCATCGCCACCGGAATCCTCAGTGCCATCCGTATCGAAAGCTTCGCCATCACCGCCCGGCCAACCTCCGAGCATCAGGATTTCACCGCCCGAGCCGATCTCCCCGCGCATGCTGATGGCGCCGCGCACACTGACGCGCATGCCGATAAAGACGGCACGGGTGCTGCTGCGCGGATCGGGGCGGACCGTGATCGCCCCGCGGATCGCGCGGTGCTGGCCGTGGCGTCGGGGGATGGGGCGGCGGCACTCTTCGAAGCGGGGGGCGCGGTGGTGCTCGGCGACCACGGTCCCGTCACCAGCGCGGCGCTGCTGGCCGCGATCCGACAGTTGCCGAATCGGGAGGTGCTGGTGCTGCCGAACGGTGCGCTGCCCGCGCACGAGTTGGTCGCCGTCGGTGTCGCCGCCCGTGACGCCAATCGTGACGTGCTGCTGTTGCCGAGCGGGTCCATGGTGCAGGGTTTGGCGGCGCTGGCCGTGCACGATTGTGGGCGGATCGCGGTGGACGACGCGTTCGCGATGTCGGAGGCGGCGGCCGCCACGCGGTGGGGGTCGTTGCGCGGCGCCACGGAGCGGGCGCTCACCATGGTCGGCACCTGCGCGGCGGGCGACGGGCTCGGCTTGGTCGGCCACGACGTGGTGGTGATCGGCCGGGATGTGCGGACCGCGGGCCTGACCCTGCTCGATCGGATGCTCGCCTTCGGCGGCGAGCTGGTCACCTTGCTCATGGGTGCGGCGGCCCCCGCCGAACTCGCGGACGAACTCGCCGCGCATATCGCGAACGGCTTCCCCGGTGTCGAGGTGAGCATGTATTCCGGTGGGCAGCACGGAGATCTGGTGCAGATAGGGGTGGAATAG
- the rpmB gene encoding 50S ribosomal protein L28 — protein MAAVCDVCAKGPGFGKSVSHSHRRTNRRWNPNIQTVRAQVAPGNTRRMNVCTSCLKAGKVVRG, from the coding sequence ATGGCTGCCGTCTGCGACGTCTGCGCCAAGGGCCCCGGCTTCGGGAAGTCGGTCTCGCACTCGCACCGGCGTACCAACCGTCGTTGGAACCCGAACATCCAGACCGTTCGTGCCCAGGTCGCGCCGGGCAACACCCGCCGTATGAACGTGTGCACCTCCTGCCTGAAGGCAGGCAAGGTCGTTCGCGGCTGA
- a CDS encoding GNAT family N-acetyltransferase, translated as MTDPSPPWRIAPLAAEHVHSLAACHIDCWREAYRGLVPDHLLDAFDIDRRAEQWERIRVRYPGSTHVAVVDDHVIGFANAGASRDESPITRTELNALYVRAAWYGTGVAHDLIRAAVTPGTPCSLWVFEKNPRAQAFYRKHGFELDSASRTEAFTPAIEVRMVRGGEG; from the coding sequence ATGACTGATCCGAGCCCGCCATGGCGTATCGCACCACTGGCCGCCGAACACGTCCACAGTCTCGCCGCATGCCATATCGACTGCTGGCGTGAGGCCTACCGCGGCCTCGTCCCCGATCACCTACTGGACGCCTTCGATATCGATCGCCGAGCCGAGCAGTGGGAGCGCATCCGCGTCCGCTACCCCGGCAGCACCCACGTCGCCGTCGTCGACGATCACGTCATCGGCTTCGCCAACGCGGGAGCCTCCCGGGACGAATCACCGATAACCCGCACCGAACTCAACGCCCTCTACGTCCGTGCCGCCTGGTACGGCACCGGCGTCGCGCACGATCTCATCCGAGCCGCCGTCACCCCCGGCACCCCCTGCTCGCTCTGGGTCTTCGAGAAAAACCCACGCGCCCAAGCCTTCTACCGCAAACACGGCTTCGAACTGGACAGCGCCAGCCGAACCGAGGCCTTTACCCCGGCGATCGAAGTCCGCATGGTTCGCGGCGGCGAAGGCTAG
- a CDS encoding enoyl-CoA hydratase/isomerase family protein: protein MTSTAQTEYVTTVDGVLQITIATAANGTSMDFAGITAGTEALRSIGRDVGAVVLTGSGANFCAGGNVRGFAAAEDRAGHVHGVATDLHEFVRALDETIVPVVAGVQGWAAGAGMSLVCAADIAIGGPSTKLRPAYPGIGLSPDGGMSWTLPRIVGAGRAREILLTDAVLDADEAVRLGILSRLVDDEQVRAEALNLARTLATGPRSTYASIKSLMVRSNSATLSDQLDAERDAIAAAANSPAGREGVNAFAEKRKPDYRNL, encoded by the coding sequence ATGACCTCCACCGCGCAAACCGAGTACGTCACCACTGTGGACGGCGTTCTGCAGATCACCATCGCGACCGCCGCCAACGGCACCTCCATGGATTTCGCGGGAATCACCGCGGGTACCGAAGCATTGCGGTCGATCGGACGCGACGTCGGGGCCGTGGTGTTGACCGGGAGTGGAGCGAATTTCTGCGCCGGTGGGAATGTGCGGGGATTCGCGGCGGCCGAGGATCGGGCCGGTCATGTCCACGGCGTCGCAACGGATCTGCACGAGTTCGTGCGGGCGCTCGACGAGACCATCGTGCCGGTGGTGGCCGGGGTGCAGGGGTGGGCGGCCGGGGCCGGGATGAGTCTGGTGTGCGCCGCCGATATCGCGATCGGCGGACCGAGCACCAAGTTGCGTCCGGCGTATCCGGGCATCGGCCTGAGCCCGGACGGAGGCATGTCGTGGACGCTGCCGCGCATCGTCGGGGCCGGGCGGGCGCGCGAAATCCTGCTCACCGATGCCGTTCTCGACGCCGACGAGGCGGTACGGCTCGGCATTCTGAGTCGGCTCGTGGATGACGAACAGGTGCGGGCCGAGGCGCTGAACCTGGCCCGAACCCTCGCCACCGGACCGCGATCCACCTATGCGAGCATCAAATCGCTAATGGTGCGGTCGAATTCGGCGACGTTGAGTGACCAGCTCGACGCCGAACGCGATGCCATCGCCGCCGCGGCCAACAGCCCGGCCGGACGCGAGGGCGTGAACGCCTTCGCCGAGAAGCGCAAGCCCGACTACCGGAACCTGTAG
- a CDS encoding alpha/beta fold hydrolase: MSNANNLLDPIRLHLRGSDGIELAADQFGPADGPLVLFLHGGGQTRHSWKQTGAKLAAAGMRVVTLDARGHGDSEWSPEADYRRGTMVADLVAVLAQLGAPAVVVGASMGGITGLLTTAVPGGEPIIALVLVDIVTRPEPAGVARVIDFLGKHRDGFDSLEQAADAVAEYMPHRPRPKNTDGLLRNLRRRDGRWYWHWDPDMLGDRVEDASEMVRQLELAARALTIPVLLVRGMQSDVVTPEGAAEFQALVPHTQLVEIGGAAHTAAGDDNDSFTDAVAKFVVQTLG; the protein is encoded by the coding sequence GTGAGTAATGCGAACAACCTTCTCGATCCGATCCGGCTGCATCTGCGCGGTTCGGATGGGATCGAGCTGGCCGCCGACCAGTTCGGCCCGGCGGACGGCCCGCTCGTCCTGTTTCTGCACGGTGGCGGACAGACCAGGCACTCGTGGAAGCAGACCGGTGCGAAGCTGGCCGCCGCCGGGATGCGGGTCGTCACGCTCGATGCGCGTGGGCACGGCGATAGTGAGTGGTCGCCGGAGGCCGACTACCGGCGCGGCACGATGGTCGCCGACCTGGTGGCGGTGCTCGCGCAATTGGGTGCGCCCGCGGTGGTCGTCGGCGCGAGCATGGGCGGGATCACCGGCCTGCTCACCACCGCGGTTCCCGGCGGCGAACCGATCATCGCCCTGGTGCTGGTCGATATCGTCACCCGCCCCGAACCCGCTGGCGTCGCGCGGGTGATCGACTTCCTCGGCAAGCATCGCGACGGATTCGACAGTCTCGAGCAGGCCGCCGACGCGGTCGCCGAATACATGCCGCATCGACCGCGGCCCAAGAACACCGACGGTCTGCTGCGCAATCTGCGCCGGCGCGACGGTCGCTGGTATTGGCACTGGGATCCGGATATGCTCGGCGACCGCGTCGAGGATGCGAGCGAGATGGTGCGGCAGCTGGAGCTCGCCGCGCGGGCCCTCACCATTCCGGTGCTGCTGGTGCGCGGTATGCAGTCGGATGTGGTGACACCCGAGGGCGCCGCGGAATTCCAGGCACTGGTGCCGCATACGCAGCTGGTCGAGATCGGCGGTGCCGCGCATACCGCGGCCGGTGACGACAATGATTCGTTCACCGACGCGGTCGCCAAGTTCGTCGTGCAGACGCTCGGATAA